One Drosophila santomea strain STO CAGO 1482 chromosome X, Prin_Dsan_1.1, whole genome shotgun sequence DNA segment encodes these proteins:
- the LOC120457219 gene encoding FAD-linked sulfhydryl oxidase ALR: protein MRMLFMIFTIAERSFKILELPTTPTLLLRRQCHNYGYDYISPTHIELSREATRLVIRRLQRTVLRLIRDPDFIMSAEANPETDKEHQEFPFAANRKAGASAGKQDSNCRTCNDFKSWSKQQRLISNVQSAKVKHMAAAEKLTVNAAEDPLPRDDCPLDKVRLGISTWGLLHTMAAFYSDNPTDTEKRDMKTFFEVLSRLYPCEFCAKDFRTDLDVNPINVNSQKELALWLCKFHNRVNDKLGKPLFDCTKVNERWRDGWLDGSCD, encoded by the exons ATGCGCATGCTTTTTATGATTTTCACAATAGCCGAGCGAAGTTTCAAGATTCTAGAACTGCCCACCACACCAACGCTCCTGCTGCGCCGCCAGTGCCACAACTACGGCTACGACTACATCAGCCCCACGCACATCGAACTCAGCAGGGAGGCCACTCGCCTGGTAATCCGCCGTCTGCAGCGCACAGTGCTCCGTCTGATCCGTGACCCGGACTTCATCATGTCCGCCGAGGCGAATCCCGAGACGGATAAGGAGCACCAGGAGTTCCCATTCGCGGCGAACCGCAAGGCTGGCGCTAGCGCCGGCAAGCAGGACTCCAACTGCCGCACTTGCAACGATTTCAAGTCCTGGTCCAAGCAGCAACGCCTCATCTCCAACGTGCAGAGCGCCAAG GTGAAGCACATGGCCGCCGCCGAGAAACTGACCGTTAACGCCGCCGAAGATCCGCTGCCCCGCGACGACTGCCCGCTGGACAAGGTGCGGCTGGGAATCTCCACCTGGGGACTGCTCCACACCATGGCCGCCTTCTACTCGGACAACCCCACGGACACCGAGAAGCGCGACATGAAGACTTTCTTTGAGGTTCTGTCGCGCCTTTATCCCTGCGAGTTTTGCGCCAAGGACTTTCGCACCGA CTTGGACGTAAACCCCATCAATGTGAACTCCCAGAAAGAGCTGGCACTGTGGCTGTGCAAGTTCCACAACCGGGTCAACGACAAACTGGGCAAGCCGCTCTTCGACTGCACCAAAGTGAACGAGAGGTGGCGCGACGGCTGGCTGGACGGCTCCTGCGACTAG